In one Pseudomonas sp. SCA2728.1_7 genomic region, the following are encoded:
- the rseP gene encoding sigma E protease regulator RseP, producing the protein MSALYMIAGTLIALGVLVTFHEFGHFWVARRCGVKVLRFSVGFGMPLLRWHDKQGTEFVVAAIPLGGYVKMLDEREGEVPVDQLDQSFNRKSVRQRIAIVAAGPIANFLLALVFFWVLAMLGSEQIRPVIGAVESGSIAASAGLNAGQEIVAVDGEPTTGWAAVNLQLVRRLGESGSLQLLVREQGSSADTPRELKLDNWLKGADEPDPIRSLGIRPWRPALPPVLAELDPKGPAQAAGLKTGDRLLALDGQALNDWQQVVDTVRTRPDTKIMLRIERDSAQIDVPVTLAARGESKSPSGYLGAGVKAVDWPPEMIREVSYGPLAAIGEGARRTWTMSILTLDSLKKMLFGELSVKNLSGPITIAKVAGASAQSGVADFLNFLAYLSISLGVLNLLPIPVLDGGHLLFYLIEWARGRPLSDRVQGWGIQIGISLVVGVMLLALVNDLGRL; encoded by the coding sequence ATGAGCGCGCTCTATATGATTGCCGGCACCCTGATCGCCTTGGGTGTGCTGGTCACCTTTCACGAATTCGGCCATTTCTGGGTCGCGCGTCGCTGTGGCGTCAAGGTTCTGCGTTTCTCCGTAGGCTTCGGCATGCCGCTGCTGCGCTGGCACGACAAGCAGGGCACCGAGTTTGTGGTTGCCGCGATTCCGCTGGGCGGCTACGTCAAAATGCTCGACGAGCGTGAGGGTGAAGTTCCGGTTGATCAGCTAGATCAATCGTTCAACCGCAAATCCGTACGCCAGCGTATCGCCATTGTTGCGGCCGGGCCCATTGCCAACTTTCTGTTGGCGTTGGTGTTCTTCTGGGTATTGGCGATGCTCGGCAGCGAGCAGATTCGCCCGGTCATTGGTGCAGTTGAATCCGGCAGTATCGCCGCCAGTGCCGGTTTGAACGCTGGTCAGGAAATTGTTGCTGTCGATGGTGAGCCGACTACCGGTTGGGCCGCCGTCAATCTGCAATTGGTGCGACGCCTTGGTGAAAGCGGTTCTCTGCAGTTGCTGGTGCGTGAGCAAGGCTCGTCGGCGGATACGCCGCGTGAGCTGAAGCTGGACAATTGGCTCAAAGGCGCAGATGAGCCGGATCCGATTCGTTCTCTGGGTATTCGCCCGTGGCGCCCGGCGTTGCCGCCGGTGTTGGCTGAGCTTGATCCGAAAGGCCCGGCCCAGGCGGCCGGCCTGAAGACTGGCGATCGCCTGTTGGCCCTCGACGGTCAGGCGCTGAATGACTGGCAGCAAGTGGTTGATACCGTTCGTACGCGTCCTGATACCAAAATCATGCTGCGTATCGAGCGTGACAGTGCTCAAATCGACGTCCCTGTAACCCTGGCAGCGCGCGGTGAAAGCAAATCGCCTAGCGGATATCTGGGTGCGGGCGTAAAAGCTGTCGACTGGCCACCGGAGATGATCCGCGAGGTCAGTTATGGTCCGTTGGCCGCGATTGGCGAGGGTGCCCGTCGCACTTGGACCATGAGCATTCTGACACTCGATTCACTGAAGAAAATGCTGTTCGGCGAGCTCTCGGTAAAAAACTTGAGTGGACCGATAACCATTGCTAAAGTGGCGGGCGCTTCTGCCCAGTCGGGCGTCGCTGATTTCCTGAATTTCCTTGCTTATCTGAGTATTAGCCTGGGAGTTCTGAATTTGCTGCCCATTCCTGTACTGGATGGGGGGCATTTGTTGTTTTATCTGATCGAGTGGGCGCGTGGTCGTCCCTTGTCGGATCGGGTGCAAGGTTGGGGGATACAGATCGGTATCAGTTTGGTGGTCGGGGTGATGTTGCTTGCTCTGGTCAACGATCTGGGTCGACTGTAA
- the ispC gene encoding 1-deoxy-D-xylulose-5-phosphate reductoisomerase, whose protein sequence is MSRPQQITVLGATGSIGLSTLDVIARHPERYQVFALSGFTRLSELFALCVRHVPQFAVVPEAAAARGLQDDLRAAGLPTRVLVGEEGLCQVAAAPEVDAVMAAIVGAAGLRPTLAAVEAGKKILLANKEALVMSGALFMQAVRKSGSVLLPIDSEHNAIFQCMPQDFARGLSSVGVRRILLTASGGPFRQTPMSELAHVSPDQACAHPNWSMGRKISVDSASMMNKGLELIEACWLFDAKPSQVEVVIHPQSVIHSLVDYVDGSVLAQLGNPDMRTPIANALAWPQRIDSGVAPLDLFAIARLDFEAPDEERFPCLRLARQAAEAGDSAPAMLNAANEVAVAAFLDGRVRYPEIASIIEEVLDLEPVVALADLEAVFTADAKARVLAEQWLKRHDR, encoded by the coding sequence GTGAGTCGTCCTCAACAGATTACCGTTCTCGGTGCGACGGGCTCGATCGGTCTGAGCACGCTGGATGTCATTGCTCGTCATCCTGAGCGTTATCAGGTCTTCGCGTTGAGTGGTTTCACGCGCCTCAGTGAGCTTTTTGCTTTGTGCGTGCGCCATGTGCCGCAATTTGCCGTGGTGCCCGAGGCTGCTGCCGCGCGCGGCTTGCAGGACGATTTGCGTGCCGCCGGTTTACCGACCCGTGTGCTGGTGGGGGAGGAGGGCCTGTGTCAGGTCGCTGCTGCTCCGGAAGTCGATGCGGTGATGGCGGCGATCGTCGGTGCGGCAGGTCTGCGCCCGACCCTGGCGGCTGTCGAGGCTGGCAAGAAGATACTCCTCGCTAATAAAGAGGCGCTGGTGATGTCCGGCGCCTTGTTCATGCAGGCGGTGCGCAAGAGCGGTTCGGTATTGTTGCCGATCGATAGCGAACACAACGCGATTTTCCAGTGCATGCCACAGGATTTTGCCCGTGGATTGAGTTCGGTGGGTGTTCGTCGGATTTTACTCACAGCCTCTGGTGGCCCGTTCCGACAGACACCGATGAGTGAGCTGGCGCATGTTTCACCTGATCAGGCGTGTGCACACCCGAACTGGTCCATGGGGCGCAAGATCTCGGTCGATTCGGCCAGCATGATGAACAAGGGGCTCGAGCTGATCGAGGCCTGTTGGCTGTTTGATGCAAAACCTTCGCAGGTCGAGGTGGTGATTCACCCGCAGAGCGTCATTCACTCACTGGTCGATTATGTCGACGGTTCGGTGCTGGCGCAGCTGGGCAATCCCGACATGCGTACACCGATCGCCAATGCCTTGGCCTGGCCGCAGCGAATTGATTCCGGTGTCGCACCGCTGGATCTGTTCGCCATCGCGCGGCTGGACTTCGAGGCGCCGGATGAAGAGCGCTTCCCTTGCCTGCGTCTGGCACGGCAAGCTGCCGAGGCTGGCGACAGTGCGCCAGCGATGCTCAATGCGGCCAACGAAGTGGCAGTGGCAGCGTTTCTCGACGGACGGGTCCGTTACCCGGAAATCGCGAGTATCATCGAGGAGGTCTTGGATCTCGAGCCGGTGGTTGCGCTGGCAGATCTCGAAGCTGTGTTTACGGCAGATGCCAAGGCACGAGTTCTGGCAGAACAGTGGTTGAAGCGTCACGATCGATAG
- the bamA gene encoding outer membrane protein assembly factor BamA, with product MKRLLLTAVLTVLMIAEVHAESFTISDIRVNGLQRVSAGSVFGALPLNVGEQADDRRLVESTRALFKTGFFQDIQLGREGNVLVITVVERPSVASIEIEGNKAISTEDLMKGLKQSGLAEGEIFQRATLEGVRNELQRQYVAQGRYSATVDTEVVSQPRNRVGLKVKINEGTVAAIQHINVVGNTVFPEEDLTDLFELKTTNWLSFFKNDDKYAREKLSGDLERLRSYYLDRGYINMDIASTQVSITPDKKHVYITVNVTEGEKYTVRDVKLSGDLKVPEDQVKSLLLVQKGQVFSRKLMTTTSELITRRLGNEGYTFANVNGVPQPHDDDHTVDILFAVDPGKRAYVNRINFRGNTKSEDEVLRREMRQMEGGWASTYLIDQSKTRLERLGFFKEVNVETPAVPGVDDQVDVNYAVEEQASGSITASVGFAQSAGLILGGSITQNNFLGTGNRVSIGLTRSEYQSRYNFGYVDPYWTADGVSLGYNAFYRTTDYKDLDVDVASYAVDSLGAGVNVGYPISETSRLTFGLSVQQDEIKTGTYTVDEIFDFVNKEGDKYLNFKASAGWSESTLNKGVLPTRGRSQSLTLETTVPGSDLSFYKLDYRGQLFQPISENYTLRLHTELGYGDGYGGTDGLPFYENYYAGGFNSVRGFKDSTLGPRSTPSRGNNPGTLADPDQDPLPFGGNVLIQGGVEVLFPLPFVKDQRSLRTSVFWDVGNVFDSQCKDTTNANGSTSNTKCNDISLSNMASSVGVGVTWVTALGPLSFALAMPIKKPDEAETQVFQFSLGQTF from the coding sequence ATGAAACGTCTGCTGCTAACTGCGGTTCTCACCGTATTGATGATCGCCGAAGTTCACGCCGAGTCCTTCACTATCTCTGATATTCGCGTCAATGGCCTCCAGCGGGTCTCCGCGGGTAGCGTCTTTGGTGCCTTGCCGTTGAACGTCGGTGAGCAGGCGGATGATCGTCGCCTGGTGGAATCCACTCGTGCGTTGTTCAAAACCGGTTTCTTTCAAGATATCCAGCTGGGCCGCGAAGGCAACGTTCTGGTCATCACGGTCGTCGAGCGTCCGTCGGTCGCCAGTATCGAAATCGAAGGCAACAAGGCGATCTCGACTGAAGACCTGATGAAAGGTCTCAAGCAATCCGGTCTGGCCGAAGGCGAGATCTTCCAGCGCGCCACCCTTGAAGGCGTGCGTAACGAACTGCAGCGTCAGTACGTCGCGCAAGGTCGCTACTCGGCTACGGTCGATACCGAAGTGGTATCGCAACCGCGTAACCGTGTCGGCCTGAAAGTGAAGATCAACGAAGGCACTGTTGCGGCCATTCAGCACATCAACGTGGTGGGCAACACGGTTTTCCCTGAGGAAGACCTGACCGACCTGTTCGAACTGAAAACCACCAACTGGCTGTCGTTCTTCAAGAACGATGACAAGTACGCCCGTGAAAAGCTTTCCGGTGACCTGGAGCGTCTGCGTTCCTACTACCTGGACCGTGGCTATATCAACATGGATATCGCTTCGACCCAGGTGTCGATCACCCCGGACAAAAAACACGTCTACATCACCGTCAACGTCACCGAAGGCGAGAAGTACACCGTTCGTGACGTCAAGCTCAGTGGTGATCTGAAAGTCCCTGAAGATCAGGTCAAGTCCCTGCTGCTGGTGCAGAAGGGGCAGGTGTTCTCGCGCAAACTGATGACCACCACGTCCGAGCTGATCACCCGTCGTCTGGGTAACGAGGGCTACACCTTCGCCAACGTCAACGGTGTTCCTCAGCCACACGATGACGACCACACTGTGGACATCCTGTTTGCTGTCGATCCGGGCAAGCGTGCCTACGTCAACCGCATCAACTTCCGTGGCAACACCAAGTCCGAAGACGAAGTGCTGCGTCGTGAAATGCGTCAGATGGAAGGTGGCTGGGCTTCGACTTACCTGATCGACCAGTCCAAGACCCGTCTTGAGCGTCTGGGCTTCTTTAAAGAAGTCAACGTCGAAACCCCGGCTGTTCCGGGTGTCGACGACCAGGTTGACGTGAACTATGCCGTTGAAGAACAGGCTTCCGGTTCGATTACCGCCAGTGTCGGTTTCGCCCAGAGCGCCGGTCTGATCCTCGGTGGTTCGATCACCCAGAACAACTTCCTTGGTACCGGTAACCGCGTCAGCATCGGTCTGACCCGCAGCGAATACCAGAGCCGCTACAACTTCGGCTACGTTGACCCGTACTGGACTGCCGATGGCGTGAGCCTGGGTTACAACGCGTTCTATCGCACCACTGACTACAAAGACCTCGACGTCGACGTAGCAAGCTATGCGGTAGACAGCCTGGGTGCCGGCGTGAACGTTGGCTACCCGATCAGCGAGACTTCGCGTCTGACCTTTGGCCTGTCGGTTCAGCAGGACGAGATCAAGACCGGTACCTACACCGTTGACGAGATTTTCGACTTCGTAAACAAGGAAGGCGACAAGTACCTGAACTTCAAGGCGTCGGCCGGCTGGTCCGAATCGACCCTGAACAAAGGCGTGCTGCCGACCCGTGGTCGTTCCCAGAGCCTGACCCTGGAAACCACCGTGCCGGGCAGCGATCTGTCGTTCTACAAACTCGATTACCGTGGTCAGCTGTTCCAGCCGATCAGCGAAAACTACACCCTGCGTCTGCACACCGAGCTGGGTTATGGCGATGGCTACGGTGGAACCGACGGCTTGCCGTTCTATGAAAACTACTATGCTGGTGGTTTCAACTCGGTTCGTGGCTTCAAGGACAGTACGCTTGGCCCGCGCAGTACGCCGAGCCGTGGTAACAACCCGGGTACGCTGGCTGACCCGGATCAGGATCCACTGCCGTTCGGTGGTAACGTCCTGATCCAGGGTGGTGTCGAGGTTCTGTTCCCGCTGCCATTCGTGAAAGATCAGCGTTCCCTGCGTACTTCGGTATTCTGGGATGTGGGTAACGTATTTGACTCGCAGTGCAAGGACACTACCAATGCGAACGGCTCGACGTCGAACACCAAGTGCAACGACATCAGCCTGAGCAACATGGCCAGTTCCGTTGGTGTGGGTGTGACCTGGGTCACCGCACTGGGTCCTCTGAGCTTCGCGTTGGCCATGCCGATCAAGAAGCCGGATGAGGCTGAAACTCAAGTGTTCCAATTCTCCCTCGGCCAGACGTTCTAA
- a CDS encoding phosphatidate cytidylyltransferase, translating into MLKQRIITALILLPIALCGFFLLEGSGFALFIGLVVTLGAWEWARLAGFTGQAFRVGFAAVVAFMLFIMYILPGLAPWVLGASVLWWAAATWLVLTYPRSSVHWSSAATKLVIGLLILLPAWQGLVQIKQYPLGNWLIMAVMVLVWGADIGAYFSGRKFGKRKLAPQVSPGKSWEGVYGGLALSLLITAIVGLVRDWTVAELLKGLIGAALIVFISVVGDLTESMFKRQSGIKDSSNLLPGHGGVLDRIDSLTAAIPVFAVLLWMAAP; encoded by the coding sequence ATGCTTAAACAACGAATCATCACTGCACTGATCCTGCTGCCGATCGCCTTGTGCGGGTTTTTCCTGCTGGAAGGCTCCGGTTTTGCCTTGTTTATCGGTCTGGTTGTGACTTTGGGTGCCTGGGAATGGGCGCGTCTGGCTGGCTTCACCGGGCAAGCGTTCCGCGTGGGTTTTGCCGCCGTGGTCGCGTTCATGTTGTTCATCATGTACATCCTGCCCGGGCTTGCCCCGTGGGTGCTGGGTGCGTCTGTATTGTGGTGGGCGGCGGCGACCTGGCTGGTGCTGACCTATCCGCGCTCCAGCGTGCATTGGTCGAGTGCGGCAACCAAACTGGTCATCGGCCTGCTGATTCTGCTGCCGGCCTGGCAAGGCCTGGTGCAAATCAAACAGTACCCGCTGGGTAACTGGCTGATCATGGCTGTGATGGTGCTGGTCTGGGGCGCCGATATCGGTGCCTACTTCTCTGGTCGCAAATTCGGCAAGCGCAAGCTGGCTCCGCAAGTCAGCCCAGGCAAGAGCTGGGAAGGCGTCTACGGTGGTCTGGCGCTGAGTTTGCTGATTACAGCGATTGTCGGTCTGGTGCGTGACTGGACCGTCGCCGAGCTGCTTAAGGGCTTGATCGGCGCTGCGCTGATCGTCTTTATCTCGGTTGTCGGCGATCTGACCGAAAGCATGTTCAAGCGTCAGTCCGGCATCAAGGACAGCAGTAATCTGCTGCCCGGTCATGGCGGCGTGCTTGATCGTATCGACAGTCTGACCGCGGCAATCCCGGTATTTGCCGTGCTGCTGTGGATGGCGGCACCGTGA
- a CDS encoding OmpH family outer membrane protein, protein MRKLTQLVLLASLMVAGPAFADMKIAVLNYQMALLESDAAKKYAVDAEKKFGPQLTKLKTLESSAKGIQDRLMAGGDKMQQGERERLELEFKQKARDFQFQSKELNEAKAVADREMLKQLKPKLDSAVEEVIKKGGFDLVFERGAVIDVKPQYDITRQVIERMNQLK, encoded by the coding sequence GTGCGTAAGTTGACTCAATTGGTTCTCCTGGCCTCCTTGATGGTGGCAGGCCCGGCATTTGCCGACATGAAAATTGCCGTTCTGAACTATCAGATGGCTTTGCTGGAATCCGACGCTGCGAAGAAATACGCCGTGGATGCCGAGAAGAAGTTCGGTCCGCAACTGACCAAGCTGAAAACGCTGGAAAGCAGCGCCAAGGGTATTCAGGATCGTCTGATGGCCGGTGGCGACAAAATGCAGCAAGGTGAGCGTGAGCGTCTGGAGTTGGAATTCAAGCAAAAGGCCCGCGACTTCCAGTTCCAGTCCAAAGAGCTGAACGAAGCCAAAGCTGTTGCCGACCGCGAAATGCTCAAGCAACTGAAGCCGAAGCTGGACAGCGCAGTGGAAGAAGTCATCAAGAAAGGTGGTTTTGACCTGGTGTTCGAGCGTGGCGCAGTCATCGATGTCAAACCTCAGTACGACATCACGCGCCAGGTAATCGAGCGCATGAATCAGCTGAAGTAA
- the uppS gene encoding polyprenyl diphosphate synthase gives MDKTKQTAPSAVPRHVAIIMDGNNRWAKKRFMPGVAGHKAGVDAVRAVIEVCAEAKVEVLTLFAFSSENWQRPADEVSALMDLFFKALRREAKRLNDNNISLRIIGDRSRFHPELQAAMREAEAMTAGANRFILQIAANYGGQWDIAQAAQRLAREVQAGHLRPEDITPDLLQTCLATGDLPLPDLCIRTGGEHRISNFLLWQLAYAELYFSDLFWPDFKHDAMRNALADFASRQRRFGKTSEQVEAGARV, from the coding sequence ATGGACAAGACCAAGCAGACTGCGCCGTCCGCGGTGCCGCGCCATGTCGCGATCATCATGGATGGCAACAATCGCTGGGCGAAAAAACGCTTTATGCCGGGTGTCGCCGGGCATAAAGCGGGCGTGGATGCTGTGCGTGCGGTAATTGAGGTGTGCGCCGAGGCCAAGGTCGAAGTGCTCACCCTGTTCGCGTTTTCCAGTGAGAACTGGCAGCGTCCGGCCGATGAGGTCAGTGCCTTGATGGACTTGTTCTTCAAGGCATTGCGTCGTGAGGCCAAGCGCCTCAACGACAACAACATCAGCCTGCGCATCATTGGCGATCGTTCGCGCTTTCATCCGGAGCTTCAGGCGGCAATGCGTGAAGCCGAGGCGATGACGGCGGGTGCCAACCGTTTCATCCTGCAGATCGCCGCCAATTACGGTGGCCAGTGGGATATCGCGCAAGCTGCACAGCGTCTGGCGCGTGAAGTTCAGGCCGGGCACCTGCGTCCGGAAGACATCACTCCTGATCTGCTGCAAACCTGTCTGGCGACCGGCGATCTGCCATTGCCTGACTTGTGCATTCGTACCGGTGGTGAGCACCGCATCAGCAACTTCTTGCTGTGGCAACTGGCTTACGCCGAGTTGTACTTCTCCGACCTGTTCTGGCCGGACTTCAAACACGATGCCATGCGCAATGCGCTGGCCGATTTCGCTTCGCGCCAGCGTCGCTTCGGTAAAACGAGCGAACAGGTCGAAGCTGGAGCCCGGGTTTAA